TCTGATCCTTGGGAAACAGATATTCAAAAACATCCATTTCACCATCAGCGTAGGAGAAGAATCGTGCTTTTGCATATTTGTAGGAGTAGTTCAGAATTTCTCCCTTGACTTGACCGAGTTCCCAAAAATCTACATATCGCAACCAATAGTACAGGTTTTCACGTCCAAGGCCAGTTCGTTCGTCCACATCGCCCAGGTCAAAATTTAGAACTACGTATTCAACTGGATTTCTTTCTAATACGTACCTCAATTTGTAGTACGACCTACTAATATCTTCACCGTAAGAACCAAAATTGACCCCATTGACCATCTGATTGCCTAGTAGGCCGAAACTATGTGACTGTCCAAGGATCAAGTACTTGATCGAATCTCCCGGGGCATAGGTATGAAAATTACGATCAGTAGTTCTTATATGACTACCATTCATCACGTCCTGATACCATAGATTCAGCACAAAATTGATCAGCACAAAAATCAGTGAGAAGATCGTCACTGGAACGATGCGACTTTTGAATGAATCCGTTTTAAAACCGAATAGATTCATGCGTTAAAATTGAAAGTAGATGAATTGATCCCCACCATCTACACCGAAGATGATTATCCCAAATAATATTACTAGCTTAATTGCCCACTTGGCCCCAACAGGGTAGTCATGCATGAATTGAAGGTACTGTTCATTTCTTCTCAATAGCGTCACAAAAGCCAGGAATACAAGCGAACCTAATGCGACTAGGAAGTCAAGTTTATTCATTCCTACACTTTTTATGGCCTCATATATCCCGGATGGATGAACAGAATATCCTGAAAAGCACTGCTCGATCACAACCCAGGCCTCACCTAGACTACTTGACCTGAAGAATATGAATGTGAATGTGGCATACAAAAAAGTCAAAAATATGGATGTGTATGCAACCATAAGCTTGTTCCATTTTTTCGTCAACTTCTTTCTGGCTTTTCGAGTTCGAAACTCATAAATCAAAATAACTCCATGCAACACGCCGAAAACAACATAATTCCAATTAGCTCCATGCCATAATCCACTTAGAAAGAAAGTGATGAATATGCCTAACATTACACCGGCTTTTCCATGATCTCGAAAGTAGATGGCTAACGGATTAAAGATGTAGTCTTGAAACCAACTACTGAGAGAAATGTGCCATCTCCGCCAAAACTCGGTAATCGACTGACTCTTATATGGCAAATCGAAATTTTGCATGAGAGAAAAGCCCATCATATAAGACATGCCGATCGCCATATCGGAATATCCCGAAAAGTCACAAAACAATTGAATAGAGAAAAAGAAAACAGCGATGAGCATTACCTCTCCTTGAAAAGAAGCAGGTGTTCCATAAACAGCGTCCACAAATATGGCCAAACGATCAGCAATCACTACCTTCTTGAATAAGCCCCAAAAAAATATTGCCAGCCCATGGCTAAAATTCTCATAAGTTACTTTCGGCTTAATTTTGAATTGTATCAAGAGATTGCCTGCACGCTCAATGGGTCCAGCAACAAGTTGTGGAAAAAAAGACACGTAAAGAGCGAATCGCCCTAAATGTCTTTCTGGTGAAATACGGTTATAGTACACATCCAAATTGTATCCCATGGTCTGGAAAGTGTAAAAAGATATACCGACTGGCAACACTACCTTAATGATTGGGATCGCATAAGATATACCTAAAAGAATTCCTAAGTCATGGGCTGTTTCAGAAAAGAATCCGAGGTATTTAAAGACCACCAACAAACCGACATTGATGATCATACTCAAGTTTAAGACTAACTTTTTATGCTTGTTCGATTCATTAGCATAGTAAAGACCACAATAATAATTGAGCAGCGTATAACCCATGATCAGCAGAACCAGTTCCGCTTTCCAGGACATGTAAAAAAAATAACTCGCACTCAACAAAGGAATCCATACAAACCTGGACGGTGAGATGAAATAAAGCGTCAGAACAATCGGAAAGAATACGAAAAACTCAACTGAATTGAATAACAAGGCTATAGGGCTTTATGACTGTCGATCATCAATGAACTTGTTCAATAAAATAGGTAGGCGTTGAAAACCCTGAAGTCTCAAATTTCCACTTCTGATCAGAATGGGTAAATCCTAATTTCGGATAATGATCTTCAACCAGGGCATTTTTCTTGGTTTTCAAATATTCACCCAGTACAACCTCTACTCCATCTTCTTTGGCATTTTTCATGATGTTATCCAACAACAAAAGTTCAACGCCCCTCTTTAAGACGCGGCAACTCATGATCCAGGAATCAACAAAATACTGTTTGCTTTGTACCTTGGCAATGGCGAGACTTATCAATCCATACTCCCCAAACTTATCTTGTAGAAAGACACTCCAGGTCCGGTAAGACTTATCACTCATCATGGCGCTAATATCAGATTCAGAATAGCGAATGGTCCGAAGGTTAAATTGATTAGAACGCTGAGTCAATTGGGAGATCCTGGCAATATCCTTCTCGGTAAAAGGCTTTACAATTGCCTTCATTTCAAGGCTCCGTAAGTATTGGTTCAGGTCTGTAAAAGAACTTTTTACAGCAACACGCTTGACCTCTTGCTGATACATTTCTGTCCTCTTTGCATCCTCTTGAGAATAAGAGGATGCTTCAAAAAGATTTAATGACCTGATATAACTGAGGTATTCCGCAGGATCTTCGGGTAATTCCGGTACTGAAACATCTGGTAATTCGGTCCTTACAAGTTCCCGTTCGAAAGGATTGTCATCGATAAATACGAATGAGTCATATCCAATATTCAATGCCTCCTTGATGGTTCTAATATTATCTGCTTTGTTGTGCCAGTTGGCAACAAACATAGTGATGTCTTCTAATCTCAACATCATTGAAGGGTGCTGTCTGAAAGGCTCTTTTGCGATTTCCTCATCGTTTTTGCTGCAAATGGCAAGCAATACCCCTCTCTCTTTAAGTGCTTTTGCCCAACGTTGAATATTACAATATTCCCTACCTATCCCCGACTCGCCAAGTAAAATCCCCTCCATACCATCATCACCGATCACTCCTCCCCATAAGGTATGATCCAGGTCCAGCACAAGGCATTTTTTCACCTTCCCTGAATTCGCGGAAATCATGTCAACGATCACTTTTGCAACCTGAGGCAGCGCATCCAATCCCACTGAAATGTCTCCATTGACCCGCAATCTATCATCCTCAAATATGGTCTGCCCTAAAGTGCTTTTCACCTTTTCTAGATCAACAACATAAAGCTCGTTCTGCGATTGTGCTTCCCGCATCAATTCTACATTGAAAAGGGAGCTCTGGAACCTCCATGAGCTGATGGCTTTATTCCCATAATTGCCAAAAACCGCATCCTCTACCATCCAGCAATTACTCACCATAACGTTTGATTTACTCTTGGTTCTGATGAGATCTAAAAGTTGTTGGATACGGTCTAAGTGAAGTTGACTCCAATTCTTTCTGTCGCCGGGATCTAAATCCAAAAACTCCGACAATAGCTTTTCGGCAGAGAAAAACAGGAAGATAAAGTCAGGTTTGAATGCATATAAGTCAGAACGATCGTCAAGCAGTTCCAACTCCATCTGATTGAACGCTCCTTCGTAGATCTCAAGATTAAGATCCTTCTCAAATCCATGACCTTTAATTGCTTGTCTTAAAAATTGAGTAGAAGAGTCACTTAATATGGCGAGTTTTTTAATAGGCAGTCCGTCTGAGGGCTTTTTACTTAATTTCCTTAAACCCTTGAAATCAGTTAACATTCTTCCAATTAGATTTGACTTGAACCTTCAAAGCTTGGTCCTTGTAATTAGATTCGCAAAGAAATTGGAAATTATGGAATTTGATCAGGTACTTCGACGAGTGAATGAAATTTTTATCGATGAGTTGGAAAATGAAGACATTGTTTTGTCTTACGAGACTTCTGCGAAAGATATAGAAGAATGGGATTCGTTAAATCACATTGCATTAGTAGTTGCCATTGAAAAGTCATTTAAAATTAGATTTAAAAGTGGCGAAATCAACGAATTCAAAAATGTTGGTGAAATGTGTGACGCCATTCTTTTAAAGATTTAAAAGTGGAAGTAGGCAGGTCTTTCGAACTTGACTTTGAAATCACTGAGCAATTGTGGTCAGGTTTTATCCATCTTTTCAGAGATAGCAACCCTCTGCATACCGACGAAGCATTCGCCCAGAAAAAGGGATTCAAGGGCAAAGTGATGCACGGAAACATACTCAATGGCTTCCTCTCTTATTTCATCGGAGAACAATTACCTACCAGAGATGTCATCATTCACAAGCAGACGATCAGTTATCACAAACCATTCTTTCTTGGTGATCAAATTCGACTCAATGCGGAAGTAACAGCCTACCATGACGTTCTCCAAGTTGTAAGTCTGAAATTCTCTTACTATAATCAGTTGGAAGAAATGATCGCTAAGGGTATCGTACAAATTGGAATCATATAAGCTAATGAATATTCTTATCACCGGTGGCGCATCAGGTCTTGGTGAAGCGATCACCAATAAACTAGCTAAAGATCACCACAACAAGGTCTTCTTTACTTATAACAATTCGAAAGAAAACGCAGAAGCCATCAAGGGGACATATGCAAATGCGGAAGCAATTCATTGTGACTTTAGAGATCGATTTTCGCTTGATCAGTTTATTGAACAAATAGATGAGATGTCTATTGATGTACTGGTCAATAATGCCATTTCTGGAATGGTCAGGGCACACGCACATAAAATTACCATCGAAGATTACCAAAAAAGTTTCGAGCAAAATGTTCTGCCCACCATCGCTATTACCAATCGTGCCTTGAAAGGATTGCGAAAAAGAAGAAACGGTAAAATCATCACGATATTGAGTGCTGACATCATCGGAAACCCCACCGTAGGCATGGCCGAATACACGGCGAACAAGGCCTATTTAATGTCTATGGTCAAGCAATGGGCTACAGAAAATATTAAATTCAATGTATCCTCGATGGCCATCAGTCCATCACTCATGAAAACCAATATTCCATTGGGTGTAGACGACAGAATCATGGAAAACATCGAGGAAAACCACCCTTTGAAGGGCTTACTGCCAATCGAAGATGTCGCAGAGGCAATCGCATATTTCTCAACAAGTTCTTCCTACACTACCGGCATCAATCACATTATCAATGCCGCAGAAAAGACTTGAAAAATGAAGGTATCCGAGCAGTCGAACTATCAAAAAGGCAGTTGTCTTTTATGGATTAACCACTAAACTACCTTAATAGTCCTGGCCTACAGGAGTCTGTATCAAGAAAGCACTAGATCAAACAAAGCTTTCACAATTCGTTTAGAGGCCGTTTCATTCCAATTTTTAGGTATTTCACCCGTTGGCCAATTTCCTTCATTTAACCTATTGAGATATTGTGGAATGTTTTTTGGATCTGTACCAACTAATACGCATCAACTGTATCGGGAAGTTCCGTATTGTCTCTAATGGTTAAACAAGGTCATTCCCTTTAATTAATTCTCTTTTTATATAATTGGCCAATTTTTCTGCTTGAACCTCTCGTGAATAACTATTGACCATGTTTTTATCCCCATCATAAAGTACATCTCCGTATTGCTTCCATTCCTGAAACTTCAGATCTAAATAATCTCGAACTCCCTCTGGTTCATATGCCGCACTTCCCAGATTTCCTTCGATTATCGTTTTCTCCAAAAAGTCTTTATCTCCCGGCGCTAATAATATGGGACGTTGGCTACCAATGTACTCAAATATCTTGCCCGAGTAAATACCTTTTGTTCCAAGCCAACAAGGGTAAAGTAAGACGTGAGAACTCTTCTTTAATTCCAATGCCTTATGTCTTTCTACTCTTCCCTCACATCGTACAATTCCATGTTTGACGTACTTACTTGCCATTTTTTCAATCTGCTCTAACATGTTTCCTTTGAGTCCTACAAATGAAACCAATACGTCATCAGTTGCTTTTTCCTCCAAAAACAGGGCAAGACCTTTGAAGAATATTTCTATGTTTTGATCAGGGTACAACGTGCCTATGTGGGAAATAAGAAACTTTTCCGATACATACGGACTCACATCATCAAAAAGAGTCTCATCATATCCATTCGTAATCTCAAACCCCTTCTTATTTGTGAGGTTACCCAAATACTCTGCCCAAAAAACACCCGCTGCGGTTACAAACAGAGCATGTTTCAAATACTTTTTGATATATCGCTCTTGTATAGAAAGATAAATCCGGTCTTTTATTGAAGGAACAAACGACTCGTTGCCTAGGCGCAAATCATGCAAATCCCTCCAATCTGTAACAAATGGAATTCTGTATTGCTGCTCTACCCAATGCGCTAACCTTAGGTTGTAAAACGGACTGTACAATGTAAGCACACAATCGTATGAATGATCCTTGAGATGGCTTCTCAGAAAACGCTTAAAACACAGATAAGAAGCAATTAGATCTAAATCAAAAAAACCAAAAACATTTAGTAGGAATGTCATCACCTTCGATAAACCAGGAACTTTGATAAGGCTTAAATACAATTTCTGATGCCAGGTCTGCTCTCTCGGAACTCTGTAAACTTTATAATGCTCCACTTCCTCCAAAAAAGGACTCGTACCCGAATCATGGTATTGCCAGGCAGACTGATCAGGTGTTTTCTCCCAAAGGTGAGTGACTACCGTTGTTTCAAGACCGTGTTTCGGGAAATTCCTGGCATAGGCAAGAGGCCGATAAGCAGCAATGATATTATCCGGAGGAAATTGATAAGTGATGATAAGGATTTTCTTCATTTCAAGTTAATAACTGTCCATAAATCCCTCTCAAATATTTGGAGTTCTTCGAAATGTCATAAGTATCCTCCATGTGTGATCGGGCCTTGATGGACATCTGATCAAAATCAGATTGAGACAAGTCAAATAATCTAACGATACTTTCGGCAACGGCTTCACTATTTTTCTCAGGTGATAAAAAACCAGTGCTTTCATCAATCACAACATCGGGAATATCACAATGGGTTGTGCTGATCACGGGCAAACCTGTCGCCTGAGCATCAATCAACACAACGGGAGCACCGCCTTCGCTATCTAAGTTTTCCGTATAGCAACTTGGATGAATAAAGGCGTGATAGTCCAAAAGAAGATCATGCAAATGATCAAAATTCACATAATCGATGAATTCGATATCTTCCAGAACATTGAGCTGTCTTGCTTTGCTGACAAGTTCTTGTTTAAATGAAGCTGGCCCATTCCCTATGATCGTAAGAGAAATATCCGATCGTTTTGCTTTCGCCAAAGCATAGGCCTCTATTGTGTATACATGGCCTTTCTTGCCTGTCAAATTAGCAATTTGGACTAGTCGAAAATTAGAAGTTTTGCGTTGCCTTAATTGAAAAGGTATGGACTCAATATCACCACCCAGTCGAACCACATCAACCTTCTGTTCCGGGCATCCTATCTTCACCATTAGTTGCTTAGCATGGCTTCCTTCAGCCAAAAACTTATCTCCAATTTCAAAGAGTTTCTGATACTTGGGTTTCCAGGAAGGATTCAGAAAAGTGAATTTCTCATAATCCCAACCGTAAAAGGATATCACGTGTGGGATATTCAGCAGATCTGCTATTTTCCTATGATTCCATCCAGAATAGCCATAGTGGGAGTGTAATACATTTATGGAACGGTCTTTTAAAATCCGAGCGACATATCGCGGATTGGTTTTTCTTACCTGCGCAATAACCTTATTAAGTGCCGTATTTAATGGGATTCTTTCATCAACGTATGTCAAGGGAAATTCCACAAATTCAAAATTAGAATCGTAAAAATTCGTCTTCCTATATTGATCCGCTGTTATAAAAGTTTTCACCTCAGGAATATTAGAAATCAGACGATAAGCCCAGTTTTCAGAAAGGTTTAAGTAATTGGAAAATGTGTGCAATACGTTCACAAATACTATCGGTTAAATTTCTTTTTCCATGAAAGAAAATAGCTTTCAAAAAAATTAAAGCTTAGAAATGCCAAGAGGATTGAAATCACAAAAGCCATCATCGGTTCAAAAAGCAACACGGAGACCAAAGTTTCATGGACGATCAGTTCAAATACCTTAGCTACAATATAAATCGCCACAAAATGAAGCATATACAGGCCATAAGAAATTTTCCCCCAGTTGGTGATGAGTTTCAATCTCCCAAGCTTTAAGGGTTGTTCAGAATAACACTGCTCTAGTATGATAAAGGAAAAGAACAACGAGAATAAAAGGCGTTCATTCAAATACAGCCATGCTACATCAGC
This DNA window, taken from Cytophagales bacterium, encodes the following:
- a CDS encoding HAD-IIIC family phosphatase, with product MLTDFKGLRKLSKKPSDGLPIKKLAILSDSSTQFLRQAIKGHGFEKDLNLEIYEGAFNQMELELLDDRSDLYAFKPDFIFLFFSAEKLLSEFLDLDPGDRKNWSQLHLDRIQQLLDLIRTKSKSNVMVSNCWMVEDAVFGNYGNKAISSWRFQSSLFNVELMREAQSQNELYVVDLEKVKSTLGQTIFEDDRLRVNGDISVGLDALPQVAKVIVDMISANSGKVKKCLVLDLDHTLWGGVIGDDGMEGILLGESGIGREYCNIQRWAKALKERGVLLAICSKNDEEIAKEPFRQHPSMMLRLEDITMFVANWHNKADNIRTIKEALNIGYDSFVFIDDNPFERELVRTELPDVSVPELPEDPAEYLSYIRSLNLFEASSYSQEDAKRTEMYQQEVKRVAVKSSFTDLNQYLRSLEMKAIVKPFTEKDIARISQLTQRSNQFNLRTIRYSESDISAMMSDKSYRTWSVFLQDKFGEYGLISLAIAKVQSKQYFVDSWIMSCRVLKRGVELLLLDNIMKNAKEDGVEVVLGEYLKTKKNALVEDHYPKLGFTHSDQKWKFETSGFSTPTYFIEQVH
- a CDS encoding SDR family oxidoreductase — encoded protein: MNILITGGASGLGEAITNKLAKDHHNKVFFTYNNSKENAEAIKGTYANAEAIHCDFRDRFSLDQFIEQIDEMSIDVLVNNAISGMVRAHAHKITIEDYQKSFEQNVLPTIAITNRALKGLRKRRNGKIITILSADIIGNPTVGMAEYTANKAYLMSMVKQWATENIKFNVSSMAISPSLMKTNIPLGVDDRIMENIEENHPLKGLLPIEDVAEAIAYFSTSSSYTTGINHIINAAEKT
- a CDS encoding glycosyltransferase, with protein sequence MNVLHTFSNYLNLSENWAYRLISNIPEVKTFITADQYRKTNFYDSNFEFVEFPLTYVDERIPLNTALNKVIAQVRKTNPRYVARILKDRSINVLHSHYGYSGWNHRKIADLLNIPHVISFYGWDYEKFTFLNPSWKPKYQKLFEIGDKFLAEGSHAKQLMVKIGCPEQKVDVVRLGGDIESIPFQLRQRKTSNFRLVQIANLTGKKGHVYTIEAYALAKAKRSDISLTIIGNGPASFKQELVSKARQLNVLEDIEFIDYVNFDHLHDLLLDYHAFIHPSCYTENLDSEGGAPVVLIDAQATGLPVISTTHCDIPDVVIDESTGFLSPEKNSEAVAESIVRLFDLSQSDFDQMSIKARSHMEDTYDISKNSKYLRGIYGQLLT
- a CDS encoding acyl carrier protein; the encoded protein is MEFDQVLRRVNEIFIDELENEDIVLSYETSAKDIEEWDSLNHIALVVAIEKSFKIRFKSGEINEFKNVGEMCDAILLKI
- a CDS encoding MaoC/PaaZ C-terminal domain-containing protein, which translates into the protein MEVGRSFELDFEITEQLWSGFIHLFRDSNPLHTDEAFAQKKGFKGKVMHGNILNGFLSYFIGEQLPTRDVIIHKQTISYHKPFFLGDQIRLNAEVTAYHDVLQVVSLKFSYYNQLEEMIAKGIVQIGII
- a CDS encoding MBOAT family O-acyltransferase, producing MSWKAELVLLIMGYTLLNYYCGLYYANESNKHKKLVLNLSMIINVGLLVVFKYLGFFSETAHDLGILLGISYAIPIIKVVLPVGISFYTFQTMGYNLDVYYNRISPERHLGRFALYVSFFPQLVAGPIERAGNLLIQFKIKPKVTYENFSHGLAIFFWGLFKKVVIADRLAIFVDAVYGTPASFQGEVMLIAVFFFSIQLFCDFSGYSDMAIGMSYMMGFSLMQNFDLPYKSQSITEFWRRWHISLSSWFQDYIFNPLAIYFRDHGKAGVMLGIFITFFLSGLWHGANWNYVVFGVLHGVILIYEFRTRKARKKLTKKWNKLMVAYTSIFLTFLYATFTFIFFRSSSLGEAWVVIEQCFSGYSVHPSGIYEAIKSVGMNKLDFLVALGSLVFLAFVTLLRRNEQYLQFMHDYPVGAKWAIKLVILFGIIIFGVDGGDQFIYFQF